Genomic DNA from Prosthecobacter sp. SYSU 5D2:
GGACGGAGGCTTATACGCAGGCCATCGGGCGGCAGAACTGGGTGGGGTTCATCGTCATTGGTGTTCCGATGATGGGGGCGATGATGGCGCTGCTTTTCTGGATGCTGGGACGGCTGCAGGCACTCACAGGGCTGGAGCGTGATGACCTCATGAATCCAGGCAACACCGTGCGGCGGCAGGTGGGAGAATAAAAAACGCACCTCCGGAAGGGAAGTGCGTTTTTGGAAAGGCCTGGGGAAAGCTGTCGGCTGTTACTGCGGACCACGGATGTATTCCGTCACGCGACCGCTGCGGAAGGAGACCGTGGCCGCCTTGTAGGGCACGTAGGTGACGGTAGGGCCGTAGCCGCCCCAGAAGGGATCCCAGGCACCATAATAGCCCCAACCACGTCCATAACCCCTGCCCCAGCCAAAGCCAGGCCCCCAGCCGAAATTGTCCACGAAGACGGGCTGCGTACCCACATAGGTCCATTTTTCCAGCTTGGCACCTTTTTGGCTGCCCTCAGCCACCTGGTCGGGACGCCCCCAGGCGAGGAAGACACCCTCTTTGTTCAGTCCTTCGCGAATCCTCCCCTGGGCGACCAGGGCTTTGTCGCTGTCGGTCAGCTTGCTGTAAATCTCGGGATTCCGCTCGATGCGCCGCTCAATGGGAGAAGCGCAACTGGCCAGGCCGAAAAGAAGGCACAGGCCCAATGCCGTCCGAAGAGCGGCTGAAGTAAAAAGTTTTGTTTTCATCACAATGGATATACGCTGGCGTGGAAGCAGTTGACCGCATGATTGGTGGGCAATCAAAGCAGCATTGCAAAATGCACCTGGCGGCCGATTTCTTCAAAACCGCAGCTCGGATATAAGTTCTGGCCGATGACATTGGAAGCCATGGTCTCAATCTTGGCCACTTTCATGTTCTGGTCCCGGAAGTAATCCATGGCATGATGAATAAGGCGCCGGCCCAGGCCAAGACCGCGGGCGGCCTCGACGACCGCCAGATTGGGGATGCGGCCGATGGAATTGATGCGGTCCACCCGGGTGGTGATGTAGCCCAGGATCTCACCACCGCGCTCTGCGACGAAACAGCCATCCGGGTTGGCCGTGCAGTCGTCATTGATGTTGTCCGCTTTGCGCGCTTTCCAGTCACGCTCGTTCCAGATGCCCAGGCGGTCCTCCAGCATCTGGTCAAGCGCCACGGCGCCAAATGAATCTACGGTGATCTGGCGGAGCAGTTCCAGATCCTCAGGACGGTAATGCCGGATGGCGACGGGAAGTTCGGGGGTCATGATGGGTTAGAAAGGCCAGCGATAGGGGGCGTTGTGGATGAGCTTGCTTTTTGGATACGGACTGATGCGCACCTGGTTTGCGGAGTTTCCGCTCAGCAGCCACACGTTGGTGGCATCCATGGCATGAAGAAAACCGATGTGACCGCTGCCGGCCTGGTCTGTCGTCAGGGGCTGAAGGATACAAATGGCCCCATAGGTGGCGGCGACGGGCCGGCCCCAGCCCCACCAGTCCGAGACGCGGGCGCTTTTCTGCCCTGGATAGCCTGATTTCCACAGGCACCAATAGGCGAAGGCCGCACACCACGGTGTCTCATCCTTTAGCATGGATCCTGTGAGGCCGACGTTGCGGAGGTATTCAATGATGCGCGGATGGTGCTGGGTGCCGGGCCACTCCTGGACACCCTGCTCCATAATGGCGATCTGCATCCAGGGAGGCGGGGCGTTAAAGCCCGCCGGCTGTGCCGTGGCAGGCTCGGCCGGCTGGCCGGTCACCACGCCAGCAACGTTTAAAATCTGCCCGGGAAAGAGGACTTTGCAGTTGTTGGTGCCATACTCGCAGAGGCCAGGATTGGCTTTCTGGAACTGCGCCAGGGACATCCCAAACTTCCGGGCAATCTTGGTTGGATTATCTCCAGGCTGGACGATGTATTGGGACATGCGGGAGGTTTTATCCGAGCTTTGGAGAAAAGCCAAGGTGAATGAAGCTCCTGCGAAAATCCCTGTTTCAAAATGCACATTCACGCAGTTCAGCTTGATCCGGTCTGGGAAAACAAGCAGGCCAGCTTTGCAAAGGTCCATGCGCTCCTGGCAGGGGCCCCTCCCCTGCCCGGCTCGCTGATTGTGCTGCCGGAAATGTTTGCCACCGGATTCAGCCATCAACTGGCTGTGACACGGGAGCCTGAGGGTGGTGAGACGGAAAGTTTTTTAAAGGCCGTGGCCGCCCAGTGGCAATGCGCCGTGCTGGGCGGGGTGGTGACACCCGGACCGGAGGGAAAAGGTTATAACCAGGCAGTGGCGGTGGCACCGGACAGCCGCATCCTCGCGCGCTACACCAAAGTGCATCCTTTTAGCTACGGACCTGAGGCGGAGGTCCACGCGCCAGGCATCGGCCCGGTGGTGTTTGAATGGGCGGGAATTAAAATGGTTCCGCTGATCTGCTATGATCTGCGGTTCCCAGAACTGGCCCGTGAGGCACTGAAGCAAGGCGCTGAGCTTTTCATCTACATCGCCGCCTGGCCAGCCCGGCGGACCGGCCACTGGCTGGCCCTGCTGCAGGCGCGGGCGATAGAAAACCAGGCCTATGTGCTGGGGGTGAACCGCTGTGGCCAGGAGCCGGAGACGGGCTACAGCGGGCGCAGTTCAGTCATAGACCCGCAAGGCGTGATCATCGCGGATGCCTCCGACGGAGAGAAGGTGCTCACGGCAGAACTGCGGCCGGAGACAGTCCGCAGCTGGCGGCGGGAGTTCCCGGCCGTCAAAGATTTTATCGCGAAGGCACAGGTTTGAAGCCGGACAAATTTACTGCCCCATGTAAACGGGTTTGGGCGCTTCAATGTCGGGCTCTTCACGGCTGAAAATTTTGCGAAGCATGGAGCTGATGCGGTTTCGTTTGGCGGGTTGCAAGGCGGCCTGCTTGGCGGCCTCAGCGGCCTGGCGGTCCATGTTTTTCTCGTGGTCAAAGAAGGCCATGGATTCCTGCCCGAAGGGGCTGGTACCAATGCCGTCCGCAGGCGTCGGAGGCAGGTCAAACTGGCTCTCGACAATGCGGGGCTGGATAAAAATGAGCAACTCACGGCGGTCCTTGTCATCACTGGTGGAGCCGGTGAGATACTTCAGGAGGGGAATGTTGGCCAGGAAGGGCACGTTGACGTTGTTCTTCTCCTGGCTTTCGCGGATCAGACCGCCAAGCAAAACGGTGGAGTTGTTTTTGCACATCACCACGGTGTTGAGCTGCTGCTTGGTCAGCACCGGGTAGGTGTTTTCAGCGATGACGGTGCTGCCGGCCACTTCGCTGTTTTCCTGGGAGATCTGCAAGGTCAGTTCATCTGAGGAATTGATGAGGGGAATGATGTTCAGACTGAGGACCACGTCCTGGTAGGCCACGTTGGATAGCAGGCCGTTGTTAGCGCCGCCACCGACAAACCCCTGGGTGGAAGTGGCGATGGGAAAGGAGGAACCGCTGCTGATGTTGGCAGGCGTGTTGTTCATGGTGAACACGGAAGGCCGGGAAATGACCTTGAAGTCATCACGGCTGTGCATGGCGCTGAGAATGACGTCAATTCCCTCACGAATGCCCCCGTAAAAAGTCAGCCCGGAACGTGAGGCCAGATCAGCCAGAGGGATGGGCAGCCGGGGGTCCAGAGGCGTAATTGAATTGCCAAGCTGACCGGCAAGACCTGCGGTGGCCCCGGTCTCGGTGCCATTGCGGCGTGCGCGGATGAGAGTTTCGATACCGAAAGACTCTTCACGGCCAAGCTGGATCTCCCCAATGACGGCGGAGATGAGGATCTGCTGCGGGCGGCGGTCCAGTTCATCCAGGATTTCATTCAGGATGCGCAGGTGCTCCGGCGGACCGGAAGCGAACAGGGAGTTGGCGGTAGGATCGCTAATGAGGAGCGTCTTCCCGACCACCAGAGAGGTAGGGCCGTTGTTAGTCCGCAGCGGCTGGAGATTGCCTCCTCCGGAGCCAAAACCGCCACCCGCGCCGCCAAAACCGCCGCCGCTGCTGCCGAAGCCGCCGCCGCTGTTGTTAAAGCCGCCACTGGAACTGCCAAGTCCGCCGCCAGTGTTATTGCCGAAACCGCTGCCGCCGGTGTTGCCAAAAAGGCCGCCACTGGTGCCACCGGTGCCTGTGCCGGTATTGTTACGGTTGTTGGTACCGCTGCTGGGCTGTCCCAGGCTGTTGACACCGCCGCCAGCGCCAGAGCCGCCCCCATCGCCTTCCGTGCGTGAGATGGCATCGCTGATGATGCCCATAGCCGCTTCGACTCCAAGATACTTCAGCGTGCGGGAAACAAAGGTGCGCAATTCGGAAGCAGAATCGAGCTCTGTCACCAGGGTTTCAATGTATTCGGCGGTCTCGGGCATGGCAATGACCAGGAGACGGTTCGTGCGGGGGATCGCCAGGATCTTTGGATCCACTTCGGCTGCGGCGGAGCCGGTGCTCTCGGTGGGAAGCGGGGCAAGCTGCTGCTGGGGAACCATGCCCGGCTGAGCCTGGATGTTAGCCCGGGTACCGGGTGCGCCGGAAGCATTGTCCTTCTCATCCAGTCCAAGGATCTCATCCAAAGCGGCTTTGACATCCTCCGCATCGGCACGGACAAGCTGGATGCGCTTGGTCACAGTGGCTCCGGGCTTGACGTCCAGACGGTCCAGCAGTTCCAGGATGGAGCGGATGGTGCTGCTGTTTTCGACAATGACGAGCGCCTTCGCATTCGGCACCGGTGTGATGGAACCATAGGAGTGACGCGGGATGATGGTATCAATCGCCTTGACCGCATCTTCGGGATTCAGATACTTGAGAATGGCGACGTAACTGACCACCTGGTCCGTTTCTGGAAGGTCGGCCATGGATTCAAAAAGCGGCGCGCCGTCGCTGGTGGGCTTTTTGTCAGAACCGAGGATCTTCACCATGCCGTCCCCTGCCGGAACGAAGGAATAACCGTTCAGCAAAAGGCTTTTTTCGATGAACATGATGGCGCGGTCCTTGGGCAGCTCACCGGTGGTCTCGATGGAGACGGTGGCCTGCTCAATGCTGGCATCGCGGATGATTTTAAGGCCGGTCAGCTCTTCATACACGAGGAGGATCTGGGAAAGCGGGGTGTTTGGAAACTGGAGTTCCACACCGCCGCCGGGCTTCACTGCATCTTCCGGACGGATGGCGGTGCGTTCTTCACCGGCAGCCGCCGGGGTTCCTGCGGGACGCTGGGCAGAAGAAGGAGGGGCTCCAGGCCGCTGACGGTTGAACCCGCTGCCGGGAGGTGGCGTCGCATTCGGGTTGGTGGGCCGCTGCAACTGCGGCGGAATCTGCGCCAGCAAAGGAGCCGCACCCACCAGAAGGCAGGCGATCAGAAAAACGCGATGGAAAAGATAAATCATGTCAAAGGGCTGGCGGAAAATGGCTTACTGGGGCGGAGACGGCGGCTGGGGAGGTGGCGCGGGAGGCACCGGTATCAAATTACGACGGCGGGAAATGGTGGGCGGGCTGGCCGGGGACTGCGGACTGACCGCA
This window encodes:
- a CDS encoding TIGR02594 family protein; translation: MSQYIVQPGDNPTKIARKFGMSLAQFQKANPGLCEYGTNNCKVLFPGQILNVAGVVTGQPAEPATAQPAGFNAPPPWMQIAIMEQGVQEWPGTQHHPRIIEYLRNVGLTGSMLKDETPWCAAFAYWCLWKSGYPGQKSARVSDWWGWGRPVAATYGAICILQPLTTDQAGSGHIGFLHAMDATNVWLLSGNSANQVRISPYPKSKLIHNAPYRWPF
- a CDS encoding secretin N-terminal domain-containing protein, giving the protein MIYLFHRVFLIACLLVGAAPLLAQIPPQLQRPTNPNATPPPGSGFNRQRPGAPPSSAQRPAGTPAAAGEERTAIRPEDAVKPGGGVELQFPNTPLSQILLVYEELTGLKIIRDASIEQATVSIETTGELPKDRAIMFIEKSLLLNGYSFVPAGDGMVKILGSDKKPTSDGAPLFESMADLPETDQVVSYVAILKYLNPEDAVKAIDTIIPRHSYGSITPVPNAKALVIVENSSTIRSILELLDRLDVKPGATVTKRIQLVRADAEDVKAALDEILGLDEKDNASGAPGTRANIQAQPGMVPQQQLAPLPTESTGSAAAEVDPKILAIPRTNRLLVIAMPETAEYIETLVTELDSASELRTFVSRTLKYLGVEAAMGIISDAISRTEGDGGGSGAGGGVNSLGQPSSGTNNRNNTGTGTGGTSGGLFGNTGGSGFGNNTGGGLGSSSGGFNNSGGGFGSSGGGFGGAGGGFGSGGGNLQPLRTNNGPTSLVVGKTLLISDPTANSLFASGPPEHLRILNEILDELDRRPQQILISAVIGEIQLGREESFGIETLIRARRNGTETGATAGLAGQLGNSITPLDPRLPIPLADLASRSGLTFYGGIREGIDVILSAMHSRDDFKVISRPSVFTMNNTPANISSGSSFPIATSTQGFVGGGANNGLLSNVAYQDVVLSLNIIPLINSSDELTLQISQENSEVAGSTVIAENTYPVLTKQQLNTVVMCKNNSTVLLGGLIRESQEKNNVNVPFLANIPLLKYLTGSTSDDKDRRELLIFIQPRIVESQFDLPPTPADGIGTSPFGQESMAFFDHEKNMDRQAAEAAKQAALQPAKRNRISSMLRKIFSREEPDIEAPKPVYMGQ
- a CDS encoding GNAT family N-acetyltransferase, which codes for MTPELPVAIRHYRPEDLELLRQITVDSFGAVALDQMLEDRLGIWNERDWKARKADNINDDCTANPDGCFVAERGGEILGYITTRVDRINSIGRIPNLAVVEAARGLGLGRRLIHHAMDYFRDQNMKVAKIETMASNVIGQNLYPSCGFEEIGRQVHFAMLL
- a CDS encoding nitrilase-related carbon-nitrogen hydrolase, with protein sequence MHIHAVQLDPVWENKQASFAKVHALLAGAPPLPGSLIVLPEMFATGFSHQLAVTREPEGGETESFLKAVAAQWQCAVLGGVVTPGPEGKGYNQAVAVAPDSRILARYTKVHPFSYGPEAEVHAPGIGPVVFEWAGIKMVPLICYDLRFPELAREALKQGAELFIYIAAWPARRTGHWLALLQARAIENQAYVLGVNRCGQEPETGYSGRSSVIDPQGVIIADASDGEKVLTAELRPETVRSWRREFPAVKDFIAKAQV